Proteins encoded by one window of Microbacterium testaceum:
- the clpS gene encoding ATP-dependent Clp protease adapter ClpS produces MAGVASPDLDLDVDLKTDLAAAPPASWQTVVWNDPVNLMSYVTHIFRTYFGYDAATANRLMLAVHHDGHAVVARGPREVMEAHVQAMHDFGLWATVRKDPA; encoded by the coding sequence ATGGCGGGCGTGGCGAGTCCCGACCTCGATCTCGATGTCGACCTCAAGACCGATCTGGCGGCGGCTCCGCCGGCGTCGTGGCAGACCGTGGTGTGGAACGACCCCGTGAATCTCATGAGCTACGTCACCCACATCTTCCGCACCTACTTCGGCTACGACGCCGCGACCGCGAACCGGCTGATGCTCGCCGTGCACCACGACGGCCACGCCGTGGTGGCCCGAGGGCCTCGCGAAGTCATGGAAGCCCACGTGCAGGCGATGCACGACTTCGGCCTCTGGGCCACCGTCAGGAAGGACCCCGCGTGA
- a CDS encoding metallopeptidase family protein gives MDASAFEELVVDELDQLPDDMVDGLDNVVFVVEDRPEDGSLDLLGLYDGWALTERERYGVGELPDRIIVYREPHLAACHDEAELRDEIHTTLVHEIAHFYGIDDERLHELGWA, from the coding sequence ATGGATGCGTCGGCGTTCGAAGAACTCGTCGTCGACGAGCTGGATCAGCTCCCCGACGACATGGTGGACGGTCTCGACAACGTCGTCTTCGTCGTCGAGGACCGCCCCGAGGACGGGTCCCTGGATCTCCTCGGGCTGTACGACGGCTGGGCGTTGACGGAACGCGAGCGCTACGGCGTCGGCGAGCTCCCCGATCGCATCATCGTGTACCGGGAGCCGCACCTCGCCGCGTGCCACGACGAGGCGGAACTGCGCGACGAGATCCACACGACGCTCGTCCACGAGATCGCTCACTTCTACGGCATCGACGACGAACGCCTCCACGAGCTGGGGTGGGCGTGA
- the orn gene encoding oligoribonuclease translates to MVNASENDRLVWIDCEMTGLDLAVDELVEIAVVITDFELNVLDPGFQIVIKPDASALANMGEFVTEMHRSSGLLDEIPHGVSLADAEFQTLEYIQRFAPVEGKAPLAGNTIGTDRMFLAKYMPRVDRWLHYRNVDVSSIKELSRRWYPRAYFQAPAKNGGHRALADIRESIRELAYYRAAVFVPQPGPTSDEAKAVSASAVSSFTLDV, encoded by the coding sequence ATGGTAAACGCCTCCGAGAACGACCGGCTCGTCTGGATCGACTGCGAGATGACCGGGCTCGACCTGGCCGTCGACGAGCTCGTCGAGATCGCCGTCGTCATCACCGATTTCGAACTCAACGTGCTCGACCCCGGTTTCCAGATCGTGATCAAGCCCGACGCCTCGGCCCTCGCCAACATGGGCGAGTTCGTCACCGAGATGCACCGCTCCTCGGGTCTGCTCGACGAGATCCCGCACGGAGTGAGCCTTGCGGATGCCGAGTTCCAGACACTCGAGTACATCCAGCGGTTCGCGCCCGTCGAGGGCAAGGCTCCTCTCGCCGGCAACACCATCGGCACCGATCGCATGTTCCTGGCGAAGTACATGCCGCGCGTCGACCGCTGGCTCCACTACCGCAACGTCGACGTGTCGAGCATCAAAGAGCTCTCGCGCCGCTGGTATCCGCGCGCCTACTTCCAAGCCCCGGCGAAGAACGGCGGCCACCGCGCACTCGCCGACATCCGCGAATCGATCCGCGAGCTCGCCTACTACCGCGCCGCGGTGTTCGTGCCCCAGCCGGGCCCCACGAGCGACGAGGCCAAGGCCGTCTCGGCCTCGGCCGTGTCGTCGTTCACGCTGGACGTATGA
- a CDS encoding methyltransferase, with protein MSETATRRIWVAYGPNGVVGKIQKESDGYRVHMAGKDEPLGVYPSMEIAKNAVHSHLKPGSERPEFREH; from the coding sequence ATGTCCGAGACTGCGACGCGACGCATCTGGGTGGCTTACGGTCCGAACGGCGTCGTCGGGAAGATCCAGAAAGAGAGCGACGGCTACCGCGTTCACATGGCCGGCAAGGACGAGCCCCTGGGCGTCTACCCCTCCATGGAGATCGCGAAGAACGCCGTGCACTCGCACCTCAAGCCCGGCAGCGAGCGGCCCGAGTTCCGCGAGCACTGA
- a CDS encoding YczE/YyaS/YitT family protein, whose product MSSRILRLFFGLVLYGFGCAVTVAAGLGVDPWTVFAQGLSRVTGIGIGWITNIVGLGVLLLWIPLRQKPGVGTVANILLVGTSLQLSLGLLPHPDTFWLQALMLVAGVVLVAVASGLYIGAHFGPGPRDGLMTGMHARFGWPIWACRLGVEGSVLVLGWLLGGTVGIGTVVFALGIGPLVHLALPLLATPKPAAPARTMASA is encoded by the coding sequence ATGTCTTCTCGGATCCTGCGCCTCTTCTTCGGACTCGTGCTCTACGGCTTCGGCTGCGCCGTCACCGTCGCGGCCGGCCTGGGAGTCGACCCGTGGACGGTCTTCGCGCAGGGACTTTCGCGCGTGACGGGGATTGGCATCGGCTGGATCACGAACATCGTCGGCCTGGGCGTGCTCCTGCTGTGGATCCCCCTGCGCCAGAAGCCGGGGGTGGGAACCGTGGCGAACATCCTGCTCGTCGGCACGAGCCTCCAGCTCTCGCTCGGGCTGCTCCCCCACCCCGACACCTTCTGGCTGCAAGCCCTCATGCTCGTCGCCGGCGTGGTGCTGGTGGCCGTGGCATCCGGGCTCTACATCGGAGCGCACTTCGGCCCCGGCCCGCGCGACGGCCTTATGACCGGAATGCACGCGCGCTTCGGCTGGCCGATCTGGGCGTGCCGCCTCGGCGTCGAGGGGTCGGTGCTCGTCCTCGGGTGGTTGCTCGGCGGCACCGTCGGCATCGGGACCGTCGTCTTCGCGCTCGGGATCGGGCCGTTGGTCCACCTCGCCCTGCCGCTGCTGGCCACTCCGAAGCCCGCGGCGCCCGCGCGGACGATGGCATCCGCCTGA
- a CDS encoding PLP-dependent aminotransferase family protein, which translates to MDSRVSARTLAASLGGWRGNGPAYEALADGVRLLCLDNRLAPATALPAERELAAILGVSRTTVAAAYQSLRDTGHIESLRGSGSVTLPLRRTDPGRHEPDAETIDLQQASPAAWPGLPGIMAEVIQDAPALVARIGYDVVGDVGLRTAIAEHYRARGLATSADQILVTTGAQSAIHLIASVLLHRADRVMIETPTYPHAADAFRRVGARLVGVPVDSTHGWDLERAEQTFARALPSLAYLMPDFHNPTGRTMTADETDAFVVGARSVGTLLVLDETTAQLDIDRRSQSAAFPEDERVIRVGSLGKTVWGGLRVGWVRAAPDIVRRLASGRPVHDLGTPELEQAIAARLIPRLDEIAAQRGTLLRAGRDSLVEELRRLFPEWDVPEVHGGVSLWVGIGEPLSTPLVMSARARGLALSAGSRFAVEGGHDRRLRVPFTASPSTLRRAVGILRSAWDDVRGGSAIPSRTDFATVV; encoded by the coding sequence ATGGACTCGCGCGTATCGGCCCGCACCCTCGCCGCCTCTCTCGGTGGCTGGCGGGGAAACGGCCCCGCCTACGAGGCACTCGCCGACGGTGTCCGTCTGCTCTGCTTGGACAATCGCCTCGCTCCGGCCACGGCCCTGCCCGCCGAGCGCGAGCTGGCGGCGATTCTGGGAGTGAGTCGCACCACCGTCGCCGCCGCGTACCAGAGCCTGCGCGACACCGGACACATCGAGAGCCTGCGCGGGAGCGGGAGCGTCACCCTGCCCCTGCGTCGGACCGACCCGGGCCGGCACGAACCGGACGCCGAGACGATCGATCTGCAGCAGGCGAGTCCCGCGGCTTGGCCCGGGCTTCCGGGGATCATGGCGGAGGTCATCCAGGACGCGCCGGCACTCGTCGCGCGGATCGGATACGACGTCGTCGGCGATGTGGGCCTGCGTACCGCGATCGCCGAGCACTACCGCGCGAGAGGTCTCGCCACCTCCGCCGACCAGATCCTCGTGACGACGGGGGCGCAGAGCGCGATCCACCTGATCGCCTCGGTGCTCCTGCACCGCGCCGACCGGGTCATGATCGAGACCCCCACCTACCCTCACGCGGCGGATGCGTTCCGTCGGGTCGGGGCACGCCTGGTGGGCGTGCCGGTCGACTCCACCCACGGATGGGACCTCGAGCGCGCGGAGCAGACGTTCGCGAGGGCGCTGCCCTCGCTGGCGTACCTGATGCCCGACTTCCACAACCCGACGGGGCGCACCATGACCGCGGACGAGACGGATGCCTTCGTCGTGGGCGCGCGCTCGGTCGGGACTCTCCTGGTCCTCGATGAGACCACCGCACAGCTCGACATCGATCGGCGATCGCAGTCGGCGGCATTTCCCGAGGATGAGCGCGTGATCCGCGTCGGCTCCCTCGGCAAGACGGTGTGGGGTGGACTGCGCGTCGGGTGGGTGCGCGCAGCGCCCGACATCGTGCGGCGCCTGGCCAGCGGTCGACCCGTGCACGATCTGGGGACTCCCGAGCTCGAGCAGGCCATCGCGGCGCGCCTCATCCCGCGACTCGACGAGATCGCCGCGCAGCGCGGCACCCTGCTGCGTGCGGGTCGCGACAGCCTGGTCGAGGAGCTGAGGCGACTGTTTCCGGAGTGGGACGTGCCCGAGGTGCACGGCGGTGTGTCTCTCTGGGTCGGGATCGGCGAGCCGCTGAGCACGCCGTTGGTGATGTCGGCGCGGGCACGAGGGCTCGCCCTCTCCGCCGGATCGCGATTCGCCGTTGAGGGCGGCCACGACCGTCGTCTGCGCGTGCCGTTCACCGCGTCGCCGTCGACGCTGCGGCGGGCGGTCGGCATTTTGCGCTCAGCGTGGGACGACGTACGCGGCGGAAGCGCGATTCCTTCTCGAACGGACTTCGCCACCGTCGTCTGA
- a CDS encoding single-stranded DNA-binding protein, giving the protein MSDHITLVGNIVGELEQRATRGGGPIAAFRIAVGERKLDRERGEWVDGHTNYYNVSAFGDLGAHALHSLRKGQRVVLTGRLRLREWENDVKRGVSADVVADAIGHDLRWGTTRFEKAARSSGAPSVAASEAAGPEADEQWAIPGASEGVAGDVEMVGASAGGSGGSSSDAVADEAGPF; this is encoded by the coding sequence ATGAGCGATCACATCACCCTGGTGGGCAACATCGTCGGCGAGCTGGAGCAACGCGCCACGCGCGGAGGCGGGCCCATCGCGGCCTTCCGCATCGCCGTCGGCGAGCGCAAACTCGATCGCGAGCGCGGGGAGTGGGTGGACGGGCACACGAACTACTACAACGTCTCGGCGTTCGGAGACCTCGGGGCTCACGCGCTGCACTCCCTGCGGAAGGGGCAGCGGGTCGTCCTGACCGGCCGTCTGCGGCTGCGCGAGTGGGAGAACGACGTCAAACGCGGGGTGAGCGCCGACGTCGTCGCCGACGCCATCGGCCACGACCTGCGGTGGGGCACCACGCGGTTCGAAAAGGCGGCGCGGTCGTCGGGCGCCCCGAGCGTCGCGGCCTCAGAGGCGGCGGGGCCGGAGGCGGACGAGCAATGGGCGATCCCCGGGGCGTCGGAGGGGGTCGCCGGTGACGTCGAGATGGTCGGCGCGAGCGCCGGGGGCAGCGGGGGATCGTCGTCGGACGCGGTCGCGGACGAGGCCGGTCCGTTCTGA
- a CDS encoding DUF6993 domain-containing protein — protein MSRLLGRPLAALTLVAVLGLAGCTGESPAPGPVESVPPSVSASPSSTSTPTAPAAPALVPGGTAAQNLPFFTQVVSGVWSGPDQVAGRAYIDALAAAGFDKAAMQVTPDRTTVDNPAESIEFSVRIGDQCLVGQVGPSIGNPVTAVLPGLSSGGCLIGQTRAIDW, from the coding sequence GTGTCCCGCCTCCTCGGTCGTCCCCTCGCCGCCCTGACCCTCGTCGCGGTGCTGGGCCTCGCCGGGTGCACCGGCGAGTCGCCCGCTCCCGGCCCCGTCGAGTCCGTCCCACCGTCGGTCTCGGCCTCGCCGTCGTCCACGTCCACGCCGACGGCGCCGGCCGCTCCCGCGCTCGTACCCGGGGGGACCGCGGCGCAGAACTTGCCGTTCTTCACCCAGGTCGTCTCCGGAGTCTGGTCGGGCCCCGATCAGGTGGCCGGGCGCGCCTACATCGACGCTCTCGCCGCCGCGGGCTTTGACAAGGCCGCGATGCAGGTGACGCCCGACCGGACCACGGTCGACAACCCCGCCGAGAGCATCGAGTTCTCCGTCCGCATCGGCGATCAGTGCCTGGTGGGTCAGGTCGGCCCCTCGATCGGCAATCCCGTCACCGCGGTGCTGCCCGGCCTGTCGTCCGGCGGGTGCCTCATCGGGCAGACGCGCGCCATCGACTGGTGA
- the ettA gene encoding energy-dependent translational throttle protein EttA, which produces MAEYIYSMVRARKAVGDKLILDDVTMSFLPGAKIGMVGPNGAGKSTILKIMAGLDNPSNGEARLSPGFTVGILMQEPELDDSKTVLENIQDGVAIKPKLDRFNEISALMADPDADFDALLAEMGTLQEEIDAADGWDLDSQLEQAMDALRTPPADASVVPLSGGERRRVALAKLLLQKPDLLLLDEPTNHLDAESVLWLEQHLKAYKGAVIAITHDRYFLDNVAEWIAEVDRGHLYPYEGNYSTYLEKKGQRLDVQGKKDAKLAKRLKEELEWVRSNAKGRQVKSKARLARYEEMAAEAERTRKLDFDEIQIPAGPRLGSIVIDAKKLEKSFGDRSLISNLSFNLPPNGIVGVIGPNGVGKTTLFKTIVGLEPLDGGTLKIGETVKISYVDQSRSNIDPEKTLWEVVSDGLDIITVGKTEIPSRAYVSKFGFKGPDQQKKAGVLSGGERNRLNLALTLKEGGNLLLLDEPTNDLDVETLSSLENALLEFPGCAVVITHDRWFLDRIATHILAYEGTEEHPDQWHWFEGNFEAYEANKVERLGADAANPSRSTYRKLTRD; this is translated from the coding sequence ATGGCGGAATACATCTACTCCATGGTCCGCGCTCGCAAAGCTGTGGGCGACAAGCTGATCCTCGACGACGTCACCATGTCGTTCCTCCCCGGTGCCAAGATCGGCATGGTCGGGCCGAACGGTGCGGGTAAGTCGACGATCCTGAAGATCATGGCGGGGCTCGACAACCCCTCCAACGGCGAGGCCCGGCTGAGCCCCGGCTTCACGGTCGGGATCCTCATGCAGGAGCCCGAGCTCGACGACAGCAAGACCGTCCTCGAGAACATCCAGGACGGCGTGGCGATCAAGCCCAAGCTCGACCGCTTCAACGAGATCTCGGCCCTCATGGCCGACCCCGATGCGGACTTCGACGCCCTGCTGGCCGAGATGGGAACGCTGCAGGAAGAGATCGACGCCGCCGACGGCTGGGACCTCGACTCGCAGCTCGAGCAGGCGATGGACGCGCTGCGCACCCCGCCGGCCGACGCCTCGGTCGTTCCGCTCTCCGGCGGTGAGCGTCGTCGCGTCGCCCTCGCCAAGCTCCTCCTGCAGAAGCCCGACCTGCTGCTCCTCGACGAGCCCACCAACCACCTCGACGCCGAGAGCGTGCTCTGGCTCGAGCAGCACCTCAAGGCGTACAAGGGCGCGGTCATCGCGATCACCCACGACCGGTACTTCCTCGACAACGTCGCGGAGTGGATCGCCGAGGTCGACCGCGGTCACCTGTACCCCTACGAGGGCAACTACTCGACCTACCTCGAGAAGAAGGGGCAGCGCCTCGACGTCCAGGGCAAGAAGGACGCCAAGCTCGCCAAGCGCCTCAAGGAGGAGCTCGAGTGGGTCCGCTCCAACGCCAAGGGCCGCCAGGTCAAGTCGAAGGCGCGTCTCGCCCGCTACGAAGAGATGGCAGCCGAGGCCGAGCGCACGCGCAAGTTGGACTTCGACGAGATCCAGATCCCCGCGGGCCCGCGCCTGGGCAGCATCGTCATCGACGCTAAGAAGCTCGAGAAGAGCTTCGGCGACCGCTCGCTGATCAGCAACCTCAGCTTCAACCTGCCGCCGAACGGCATCGTCGGTGTGATCGGTCCGAACGGTGTCGGAAAGACCACGCTGTTCAAGACGATCGTCGGCCTCGAGCCCCTCGACGGCGGCACGCTGAAGATCGGCGAGACTGTCAAGATCAGCTACGTCGACCAGTCGCGCTCCAACATCGACCCCGAGAAGACGCTGTGGGAGGTCGTGTCTGACGGACTCGACATCATCACCGTCGGCAAGACCGAGATCCCGTCGCGCGCGTACGTGTCGAAGTTCGGGTTCAAGGGCCCCGACCAGCAGAAGAAGGCGGGCGTCCTCTCCGGCGGTGAGCGCAACCGCCTGAACCTCGCCCTCACGCTGAAAGAGGGCGGCAACCTGCTCCTTCTCGACGAGCCGACCAACGACCTCGACGTCGAGACGCTGAGCTCGCTCGAGAACGCGCTGCTCGAGTTCCCCGGTTGTGCCGTGGTCATCACGCACGACCGGTGGTTCCTCGACCGCATCGCGACGCACATCCTCGCCTACGAGGGCACCGAAGAGCACCCCGATCAGTGGCACTGGTTCGAGGGTAACTTTGAGGCCTACGAGGCGAACAAGGTCGAGCGTCTCGGTGCCGACGCGGCCAACCCCTCGCGCTCGACCTACCGCAAGCTCACGCGTGACTGA